One window of the Halococcus agarilyticus genome contains the following:
- a CDS encoding Lrp/AsnC family transcriptional regulator has translation MRDTDRSDIDVQLLNALSRDRWCGASAFAEQLGVPVSTVRERLRDLEATGVITGYVPRLNYTALGFDVTAIFELAVAADALCDVTSELRDDRRTVAVYRVTGDTDLIAIGKYETTETMHEQLRTFVTSSTIEHVDVKVVFEAVSEFEPIQLGSGTSIRK, from the coding sequence ATGAGAGACACCGATCGGAGCGACATCGACGTACAGCTGCTGAACGCTCTCTCCCGTGATCGATGGTGTGGGGCGAGTGCGTTCGCGGAACAGCTCGGTGTTCCTGTCTCGACCGTTCGTGAGCGCCTCCGGGACCTCGAAGCGACCGGCGTGATCACGGGATACGTGCCACGGCTGAACTACACGGCGCTCGGGTTCGACGTCACCGCGATCTTCGAACTCGCGGTTGCCGCCGACGCGCTGTGTGACGTCACGTCCGAACTTCGAGACGACCGGCGCACGGTGGCGGTCTATCGGGTCACCGGCGACACCGATCTGATCGCGATCGGAAAGTACGAAACCACCGAAACGATGCACGAACAGCTCCGGACGTTCGTGACCAGCTCCACGATCGAGCACGTCGACGTGAAGGTGGTGTTCGAAGCCGTCTCCGAGTTCGAACCGATACAGCTCGGATCGGGAACCTCGATCCGGAAGTGA
- the eno gene encoding phosphopyruvate hydratase, translating to MSRIASVDAWEVLDSRGSPTVRVRVETPDGSGTFTVPSGASTGAHEAVERRDGGDRYGGQGVRDAVAAVREELAPVVCDRDATDQRAIDAALVESDGTADLSRCGANAVLGVSGAVAHAASAARDVSIYEHVAGLAADDTRSADPGALPLPMVNVLSGGLHAEGGIEIQDFLVIPAGAGSYSEALETVRGVREAVRRRIVDAGHRPLVADEGGFAPPLAGIDDAFDLLAAGVRDAGHEPSREDVAFAVDVAATHFYDEASGTYALDSVDHRLDAEGMADLVARWTDERPLVSVEDPLAEDDWDAWTTLHDRIGDDVQLLGDDLIVTDADRLDRAIERGAANAVLVKPNQAGTLTRAIDVVRAAQRNGVAPIVSARSGETCDATIADLAVGLDAGQIKIGSLARSERLAKYNRLLAIERGIGRYARPTFGGGR from the coding sequence GTGAGTCGAATCGCGTCGGTCGACGCGTGGGAGGTGCTCGACTCGCGCGGATCGCCGACAGTGCGCGTCCGCGTCGAAACCCCCGACGGCAGCGGCACGTTCACGGTCCCATCGGGGGCGAGCACCGGTGCGCACGAGGCGGTCGAACGCCGAGACGGCGGCGACCGCTACGGCGGGCAGGGCGTTCGCGACGCGGTCGCAGCGGTTCGTGAGGAGCTCGCGCCCGTGGTGTGTGACCGCGACGCAACCGATCAGCGCGCGATCGACGCCGCGTTGGTCGAGTCGGATGGAACCGCGGATCTCTCGCGGTGTGGTGCGAACGCCGTACTCGGCGTCTCGGGTGCGGTCGCGCACGCGGCGAGCGCCGCGCGCGACGTATCGATCTACGAGCACGTCGCCGGGCTCGCGGCAGACGACACGCGGAGCGCCGACCCGGGCGCGCTCCCGCTGCCGATGGTCAACGTCCTCAGCGGCGGGCTCCACGCCGAGGGAGGGATCGAGATCCAGGACTTCCTCGTGATTCCGGCGGGAGCCGGCTCCTACAGCGAGGCGCTCGAAACCGTCCGGGGCGTGCGCGAGGCCGTCCGGCGGCGGATCGTCGACGCCGGCCATCGACCACTGGTCGCCGACGAGGGCGGGTTCGCGCCGCCGCTCGCGGGGATCGACGACGCGTTCGACCTGCTCGCGGCGGGCGTTCGCGACGCCGGTCACGAGCCTTCGCGCGAGGACGTGGCCTTCGCCGTCGACGTCGCCGCGACGCACTTTTACGACGAGGCGTCGGGAACCTACGCGCTCGACAGCGTGGATCACCGGCTCGACGCCGAGGGCATGGCCGACCTCGTCGCCCGGTGGACCGACGAACGCCCGCTGGTATCGGTCGAGGACCCGCTGGCAGAGGACGACTGGGACGCGTGGACGACGCTCCACGACCGGATCGGCGACGACGTCCAGCTGCTCGGCGACGATCTCATCGTCACCGACGCGGATCGACTCGACCGCGCGATCGAGCGCGGGGCGGCGAACGCGGTGCTCGTCAAGCCGAACCAGGCGGGCACGCTGACCCGCGCGATCGACGTCGTCCGCGCCGCCCAGCGAAACGGGGTCGCGCCGATCGTCTCCGCACGCTCGGGCGAGACCTGCGACGCCACGATCGCCGACCTCGCGGTGGGGCTCGACGCCGGACAGATCAAGATCGGGTCGCTCGCCCGTTCGGAACGCCTCGCGAAGTACAACCGCCTGCTGGCGATCGAGCGCGGGATCGGGCGCTACGCACGGCCGACGTTCGGCGGCGGGCGCTGA
- a CDS encoding penta-EF hand family protein, translating into MSPGPLRRLWGLFSASAPEDGAEEAYRCIQCGAGFDREYQTCRECGGSFIVATDAEQGDADLERSDPHE; encoded by the coding sequence ATGAGCCCGGGACCGCTCCGGCGTCTCTGGGGTCTGTTCAGCGCGTCCGCACCCGAAGACGGGGCCGAAGAGGCATACCGGTGCATCCAGTGTGGCGCGGGGTTCGATCGCGAGTACCAGACGTGCCGGGAGTGCGGTGGATCCTTCATCGTGGCGACCGACGCCGAACAGGGCGATGCCGATCTGGAGCGATCCGACCCTCACGAGTAG